A genomic segment from Aulosira sp. FACHB-615 encodes:
- a CDS encoding ABC transporter ATP-binding protein, producing MAKSRRLAKLGAYLRPHWVEATLGIFALLSVNGLGVYIPWLIRGCVDILSTQFSWNQLIHYVVIIVLLSSAMWLIRMASRIWLFGVGRQVEFDLKQRIFEHLLKLEPAYFATNTAGDLINRATSDVENIRRLLGFAVLSLANTFFAYALTLPVMLTISVDMTLYSLAVYPMMFLLVHLFSDRLRKQQAEVQEKLSDISELIQEDISGIALIKIYAQEENERQAFAKKNQQLLRANLQLAKSRNVLFPLIGGLANLSSLIIIWLGTTRISGGTLAVGDFLALLIYVERLVFPTALLGFTITTYQRGEVSIDRLESILSVTPKIQDTADVVNLTVAEVKGEISAKNFSFTYPEATTPALDQVNFTIVPGETVAIVGAIGSGKSTLANALPRLLDIAPGQLFLDGIDITKIALSDLRSAIAYVPQDSFLFSTTIKNNIRYADPGREQQDVESVAVMSQIHPEILNFPQQYETLVGERGITLSGGQRQRTALARAMLVDAPVLILDDALSSVDNQTATKILKNLSSGTSRKTVIFITHQLSAAAAADRILVMDKGQIVQAGNHVDLVQQEGLYRILWSQHQVEELLR from the coding sequence ATGGCAAAATCTCGACGACTAGCTAAACTCGGTGCTTACCTGCGTCCTCATTGGGTAGAGGCAACATTAGGTATTTTTGCTTTGTTGTCTGTCAATGGCTTGGGCGTTTATATTCCTTGGTTGATTCGCGGTTGTGTTGATATACTGTCAACCCAATTTAGTTGGAACCAACTCATACATTATGTAGTAATCATTGTTTTGTTGAGTTCAGCAATGTGGTTAATCCGCATGGCTTCTCGAATCTGGCTATTTGGCGTAGGACGACAGGTAGAATTTGACCTAAAACAACGGATTTTTGAACATTTACTCAAGTTAGAACCTGCTTATTTTGCTACCAATACCGCCGGAGATTTGATTAATCGTGCTACCAGCGATGTGGAAAATATTCGGCGTTTATTGGGTTTTGCCGTACTGAGTTTAGCCAATACTTTTTTTGCTTATGCTTTAACACTGCCAGTCATGTTGACGATTAGTGTCGATATGACACTATATTCCTTGGCAGTGTATCCTATGATGTTTTTGTTGGTACATTTGTTTAGCGATCGCCTCCGCAAACAACAAGCCGAAGTCCAAGAAAAACTCTCTGATATTAGTGAACTAATTCAAGAAGATATTAGCGGCATTGCCTTAATTAAAATCTACGCTCAAGAAGAAAACGAGCGCCAAGCCTTTGCCAAAAAAAATCAACAGCTATTAAGAGCGAACTTACAATTAGCCAAAAGCCGCAATGTGTTGTTTCCTTTAATTGGCGGTTTAGCTAATCTCAGTTCTTTAATTATTATTTGGTTAGGAACAACCCGAATTTCTGGCGGAACTTTAGCCGTTGGGGACTTTTTAGCACTGCTAATTTATGTAGAAAGGCTAGTATTTCCCACCGCTTTATTAGGTTTTACCATTACCACCTATCAACGAGGTGAAGTCAGTATTGATCGCTTAGAATCGATTCTCAGCGTCACTCCCAAAATTCAAGACACGGCTGATGTGGTAAATTTAACCGTGGCAGAAGTCAAGGGAGAAATTAGCGCCAAAAACTTCAGCTTTACTTACCCAGAAGCAACAACACCAGCTTTAGATCAGGTCAATTTTACGATTGTACCTGGAGAAACTGTAGCGATTGTTGGCGCAATTGGTTCGGGGAAATCAACTTTAGCCAATGCTTTACCCAGGTTGTTAGATATTGCTCCCGGACAGTTATTTTTAGATGGGATAGACATTACCAAAATTGCCTTATCTGATTTGCGGAGTGCGATCGCTTATGTTCCCCAAGACAGTTTTTTATTCAGCACCACCATCAAAAATAATATCCGCTACGCTGACCCAGGGCGCGAACAACAAGATGTCGAATCTGTGGCTGTCATGTCTCAGATTCATCCCGAAATTCTGAATTTCCCCCAACAATACGAAACTCTAGTTGGTGAACGCGGTATTACCTTATCTGGCGGACAAAGACAACGCACAGCTTTAGCGAGAGCTATGTTAGTTGATGCGCCAGTTTTAATTTTGGACGATGCTTTATCGAGCGTTGATAATCAAACAGCCACCAAAATTCTCAAAAATCTTTCTAGTGGAACTAGTCGCAAAACAGTAATTTTTATCACCCATCAACTATCAGCCGCCGCCGCCGCCGACCGAATTTTAGTCATGGATAAAGGTCAAATTGTCCAAGCCGGCAATCATGTAGACTTAGTGCAGCAAGAAGGCTTGTATAGAATTTTGTGGAGTCAACATCAAGTCGAGGAATTGTTGCGTTAA
- a CDS encoding M20/M25/M40 family metallo-hydrolase has translation MQKRIWLVLLVLVVVVIVGSRSIAFNSFLPQAAAPEIVEQVPAKEAQPKPPIQDNTPQVSLENLLAHIEKLNFQRHTTAERSRTRTYITSELKKSGWKPQLEKFTEGVNIFAERLGTDKTAGTILVGAHYDTVAASPGADDNGTGVAVLLEIARLLGSQQTPRTLQLIFFDKEEAGLLGSKAFAAQAKRLKNLSGVIVMDMVGYACYTPGCQQYPPGLPVTPPSDKGDFLAVVGDTEHLPLLSAFQNPQPANFPAVLTVPIPLKGLLTPDTLRSDHAPFWYQGVGAVLVTDTANLRSPHYHQPSDQPSTIERSFFAGAAQIVVNTTSALLAKHESLATPIAP, from the coding sequence ATGCAAAAACGGATTTGGCTAGTGCTGTTGGTGCTGGTGGTAGTTGTCATTGTTGGTAGTAGAAGTATTGCGTTCAATAGTTTTTTACCCCAGGCTGCTGCACCAGAAATTGTTGAGCAAGTACCAGCCAAGGAAGCTCAACCCAAGCCGCCAATACAAGACAATACACCACAAGTTTCCCTTGAGAATTTGCTTGCCCACATTGAAAAGTTAAATTTTCAACGCCATACAACAGCAGAGCGATCGCGTACTCGTACATATATCACAAGTGAATTAAAAAAATCCGGCTGGAAACCACAGCTAGAGAAATTTACTGAGGGTGTGAATATCTTTGCAGAACGTTTAGGGACTGACAAAACAGCAGGTACAATCCTCGTCGGCGCACATTATGATACAGTCGCCGCTTCTCCTGGTGCTGATGATAACGGTACTGGGGTGGCGGTACTCTTAGAAATTGCCAGATTACTTGGTTCCCAACAGACACCACGCACTTTACAGTTAATTTTTTTTGACAAAGAAGAAGCCGGACTTTTGGGTAGTAAAGCTTTCGCCGCTCAAGCCAAACGGTTAAAAAATCTCAGTGGTGTGATTGTTATGGATATGGTTGGTTATGCTTGCTACACTCCTGGCTGTCAACAATATCCACCGGGTTTACCTGTAACGCCACCCAGCGATAAGGGAGACTTTTTAGCAGTGGTAGGAGATACGGAACATTTACCTTTGCTGAGTGCTTTTCAAAACCCACAACCAGCTAATTTTCCAGCCGTTCTCACAGTACCTATTCCATTGAAAGGATTACTCACACCTGATACTCTGCGGAGTGACCATGCACCGTTTTGGTATCAAGGAGTAGGGGCAGTTTTAGTAACAGATACAGCTAATCTGCGTAGTCCCCATTATCATCAACCTAGTGATCAGCCTAGTACAATAGAGCGATCGTTTTTTGCAGGTGCGGCGCAAATTGTTGTGAATACTACCTCTGCTTTGTTAGCCAAACATGAAAGTTTAGCAACTCCCATTGCGCCTTAA
- a CDS encoding alpha/beta hydrolase has product MRISRKALNLLVGCFCTFTYTSLLSITNAAKAADKVVLRYGLLAESVSLAELQKAAEVGDFPNGFELYGRKLSSQERRFLLETLKMPLPLNVVTVNRLLNTQIGTTILNDFSTALVRKDKAGVQALRAGAVIGATAPQGLSLLSFIAAYPSQSLEINLPAIFKLSGNFNTAFWRTQQFMLAIAPQLNQKSLQVSLPFDPSQPGTAEVQVLKVNWLDQQRQRNIPVDIYWSNAATANKPVIVYSHGLGSVRTDLRYLAEHLASHGYVFVAVEHPGSNQTNVDAGLQGKGKLLKPQEFLERPKDISFVLDELAKVNQTPNDPLAGKLATNNAMVIGYSFGGGTALALAGGELQLDKLKQRCKQNLAVFSLGETAQCVAQELPNNSYQLRDTRIKQAIALNPTSSLMFGDSGLTKVQVPTLILASSADKSTPALTEQVVGFHKIPAPKWLVGILGGTHLSVKDPSTTLDQAGQPNTPFTGGEVVGEQAADVRKFVKVIVLAMAAQLTPEAQQYSVFLTPNYAISASTPAFPFLLVTEIPPDALKVVEEYIDK; this is encoded by the coding sequence ATGAGAATTAGTAGGAAAGCTTTAAATTTATTGGTGGGTTGCTTTTGTACTTTTACTTACACAAGTTTGCTAAGTATAACTAATGCGGCAAAAGCAGCTGATAAAGTTGTGTTGCGTTATGGCTTGTTGGCGGAGTCTGTTTCTTTGGCTGAGTTACAAAAAGCAGCAGAAGTGGGAGATTTCCCGAATGGTTTTGAATTGTATGGTCGTAAGTTATCTTCCCAAGAACGGCGCTTTTTGTTAGAGACGCTGAAAATGCCGCTACCGTTGAATGTTGTGACTGTGAATCGATTACTCAATACTCAGATTGGGACAACAATTCTTAATGATTTCTCGACTGCGCTTGTACGTAAGGATAAAGCCGGTGTGCAAGCTCTGAGAGCGGGAGCGGTTATCGGTGCAACTGCGCCTCAAGGGTTGTCGTTACTGAGTTTTATTGCGGCTTATCCGAGTCAAAGTCTGGAAATTAATTTACCTGCAATTTTCAAGTTGTCTGGTAATTTTAATACGGCGTTTTGGCGGACTCAACAATTTATGTTAGCGATCGCACCCCAACTTAATCAAAAATCGCTACAAGTTTCTTTACCATTTGACCCCAGTCAACCTGGAACGGCGGAAGTCCAAGTCTTGAAAGTTAATTGGCTTGACCAACAACGTCAGCGTAATATTCCTGTAGATATTTATTGGTCAAATGCTGCAACTGCAAATAAACCAGTCATAGTTTATTCTCACGGTTTGGGTTCTGTGCGGACTGACTTACGTTATCTTGCAGAACATTTAGCATCCCACGGTTATGTATTTGTGGCTGTCGAACATCCTGGTAGTAATCAAACAAATGTTGATGCTGGTTTACAAGGTAAGGGTAAACTCCTCAAACCGCAAGAATTTTTAGAACGTCCCAAAGATATTAGTTTTGTTTTGGATGAACTCGCCAAAGTTAACCAAACTCCTAACGACCCGTTAGCAGGTAAACTCGCAACTAACAATGCGATGGTTATTGGTTATTCTTTTGGTGGCGGTACAGCTTTGGCCTTGGCTGGTGGTGAATTACAACTAGATAAGCTCAAACAACGCTGCAAACAAAATTTGGCTGTATTTAGTTTGGGTGAAACTGCACAGTGCGTTGCTCAAGAACTACCAAACAACAGCTATCAACTGCGGGATACTCGAATTAAGCAAGCGATCGCTCTTAATCCTACCAGTTCTTTGATGTTTGGCGACTCTGGTTTAACTAAGGTACAAGTCCCGACTCTCATCTTGGCAAGTTCCGCCGATAAAAGTACTCCGGCGTTGACTGAACAAGTTGTCGGGTTTCACAAAATTCCTGCACCTAAATGGCTGGTTGGTATACTTGGTGGTACTCATCTCAGCGTTAAAGACCCCAGCACTACTTTAGACCAAGCCGGTCAACCCAACACACCTTTTACTGGCGGCGAAGTTGTCGGAGAACAAGCCGCCGATGTTCGTAAATTTGTGAAGGTGATAGTCCTGGCTATGGCTGCACAACTCACCCCAGAGGCTCAACAATATAGTGTGTTTTTGACACCGAATTATGCGATTTCAGCTTCTACGCCAGCATTTCCCTTTCTCTTGGTAACAGAAATTCCTCCTGATGCGCTCAAAGTAGTGGAGGAATATATAGATAAATAA
- a CDS encoding XRE family transcriptional regulator, protein MIPLLNRQTEQQQLHTYQTITSRIFTVSSSTTASRENISRNLVAGSEITTSGVILPSSPEATQKAVNELKRLSGLTWDQLAKLFNVSRRSLHSWASGERLNSFNEYTLNQLLGMIQYIDRGSASLNRSLLLQPGSNGIPLIDLLVVGNYEEVKQILGSGNAPHKPKLGALSEEERRLRMPLPPDVLANSLPDISYHQTGRSRPAQAARSRRNSSGQ, encoded by the coding sequence ATGATTCCTTTATTAAATAGACAAACTGAGCAGCAGCAATTACATACTTATCAAACCATTACCTCAAGAATATTTACAGTTTCCTCTAGTACAACTGCTTCTAGAGAAAACATTAGTCGAAATTTAGTAGCCGGTTCAGAGATCACAACGAGTGGAGTCATTTTACCTAGTTCTCCAGAAGCAACACAGAAAGCCGTTAATGAGCTAAAAAGACTCAGTGGATTGACATGGGATCAACTTGCCAAGCTTTTCAATGTTTCACGTAGAAGTCTTCATTCTTGGGCAAGTGGAGAGCGACTAAACAGCTTTAATGAATATACCTTAAATCAACTTTTAGGCATGATTCAGTACATTGATCGAGGAAGTGCAAGCCTCAATCGTAGTCTCTTGCTACAACCTGGTAGCAATGGTATACCTCTTATTGATCTATTGGTGGTAGGTAACTACGAAGAAGTTAAACAAATTCTTGGTTCTGGTAATGCTCCTCACAAACCAAAATTAGGTGCTTTATCTGAAGAAGAACGCAGACTACGAATGCCTTTACCTCCTGATGTTTTAGCCAATTCTCTTCCAGATATTAGCTATCACCAGACTGGAAGATCCAGACCTGCACAAGCAGCAAGGAGTCGAAGAAATAGCAGTGGTCAATGA
- the galE gene encoding UDP-glucose 4-epimerase GalE translates to MSPQKPSILVTGGAGYIGSHTVLALKQAGYDVVILDNLVYGHRELVEQVLQVELVVGDTNDRPLLDELFKTRNFAAVMHFSAYAYVGESVTDPAKYYRNNVVGTLTLLEAMLAASIHKFVFSSTCATYGVPEVVPIPEDHPQDPINPYGATKLMVERILADFDVAYNLKSVRFRYFNAAGANPDGLLGEDHNPETHLIPLILLTALGKRESISIFGTDYPTSDGTCIRDYIHVNDLADAHVLGLEYLLQGGDSEVFNLGNGNGFSVREVIAAAESVTGFSIPVQECDRRPGDPPVLIGSSEKARKILGWRSQYPDIQDIVSHAWQWHQKRHK, encoded by the coding sequence ATGTCGCCACAAAAACCCAGCATTTTAGTCACCGGGGGCGCAGGATACATCGGTTCTCATACTGTACTGGCTCTCAAGCAAGCAGGTTATGACGTGGTAATACTTGATAACCTGGTCTACGGTCATCGAGAGTTGGTAGAGCAAGTTTTACAGGTAGAACTGGTAGTGGGTGATACAAACGATCGCCCTTTATTAGATGAATTATTTAAAACCCGTAATTTTGCGGCTGTGATGCACTTTTCTGCTTATGCTTACGTAGGCGAGTCCGTGACTGACCCCGCAAAATATTACCGTAACAATGTGGTCGGTACGCTGACTTTATTAGAAGCAATGCTGGCTGCATCCATTCACAAGTTCGTATTTTCTTCTACCTGCGCCACCTACGGAGTCCCAGAAGTCGTCCCAATTCCCGAAGACCATCCCCAAGACCCCATCAATCCTTATGGGGCTACTAAGCTGATGGTAGAGCGGATTCTTGCTGATTTTGATGTTGCTTATAATTTAAAATCAGTCCGGTTCCGCTACTTTAATGCGGCTGGTGCGAATCCTGATGGTTTACTAGGTGAAGACCACAACCCAGAAACTCATTTAATTCCTTTGATATTATTAACAGCTTTGGGTAAGCGGGAATCTATCTCAATTTTCGGCACAGATTACCCCACATCTGATGGTACTTGTATTCGTGATTATATTCATGTGAACGATTTAGCCGATGCCCATGTTTTAGGGCTGGAATATTTATTACAGGGTGGCGATAGCGAAGTATTTAACTTGGGTAACGGTAATGGTTTTTCAGTGCGTGAAGTGATTGCGGCGGCTGAGTCGGTGACTGGCTTCTCAATTCCCGTCCAAGAATGCGATCGCCGTCCTGGTGATCCACCTGTTTTAATTGGTAGTAGTGAAAAAGCGAGAAAAATCCTCGGCTGGCGATCGCAATATCCAGATATCCAAGATATTGTGAGTCATGCTTGGCAATGGCATCAAAAACGACACAAATAA
- a CDS encoding prohibitin family protein → MKNNKAFNSAGKLTALLVLITIFLTPCVIVNAGERGVLMKFGEVQEQILGEGLHLIIPVVNTVEKISVRVQKQEISTEAASKDLQDVFTDVALNWHIIPEEVNTIFQQIGNRENIISRIINPAIEEVLKAIIAQYTAEEIITKRGDVKLGLDSALTTRLRSYNLAVDDISLVHVHFSERFSEAVEAKQIAEQEAKKAEFLALKAVKEAEAKVNLARGEAETYRLLRDGLTPELLQKQAIEKWNGKLPLVIGKENPKIWDFSELLKAYK, encoded by the coding sequence ATGAAAAACAATAAAGCTTTTAATAGTGCTGGTAAATTGACGGCGCTTTTAGTTTTAATCACTATTTTTCTCACGCCTTGCGTGATCGTAAATGCGGGTGAACGTGGCGTATTAATGAAATTTGGCGAGGTACAAGAGCAAATATTAGGAGAAGGGCTACATTTAATTATCCCAGTAGTGAATACAGTTGAAAAAATCAGTGTACGTGTGCAGAAACAGGAAATATCTACTGAAGCTGCTTCTAAAGATTTACAAGATGTGTTCACTGATGTGGCTTTGAATTGGCATATCATCCCAGAAGAAGTTAATACTATTTTTCAACAAATTGGCAACCGAGAAAATATCATTTCCCGGATTATCAATCCTGCAATTGAAGAAGTCCTCAAAGCGATTATTGCTCAATATACTGCGGAAGAAATTATTACTAAACGTGGAGATGTCAAGTTAGGGTTAGACTCAGCTTTAACTACTCGCCTACGTAGCTATAATCTTGCAGTTGATGATATTTCTTTAGTTCATGTTCATTTTTCGGAGCGATTTAGTGAGGCGGTAGAAGCAAAACAAATTGCTGAACAAGAAGCTAAAAAAGCAGAGTTTTTAGCATTAAAAGCTGTAAAAGAAGCAGAAGCAAAAGTTAATTTAGCCAGAGGTGAGGCGGAAACTTATAGATTGCTACGTGATGGTTTAACTCCTGAATTACTGCAAAAACAAGCAATCGAAAAATGGAATGGCAAGTTACCACTAGTTATTGGTAAAGAAAATCCGAAAATCTGGGATTTTAGTGAATTACTTAAAGCTTATAAGTAG
- a CDS encoding sulfite exporter TauE/SafE family protein, which produces MLDLSLIAILGFLGSFGHCFGMCGPLTVAFSLSGKQNGQKSTSEFSSTWQQQLIFHFLLNLGRMLSYALVGAGIGAVGSVLFEGGQLAGIGSEFRRWMAMITGIMLIWFGLGQIKPNWLPHIPVLHPLLKSNLHDHLSAGMVKLSSQTKWWTPIFLGMTWGLMPCGFLYAAQIKAAETSNLWMGAATMLAFGLGTLPTMLGVGVSTSLVSKDRRSQLFRLGGWVTLSIGVITLLRTGDTMVDYTGHAALFCLMLALIARPISNLWAAPMRYRRALGVGAFVLALVHTTHNIEHSLQWNFAAFWFFPREFRWGIAAGAVALILMTPAALTSWESLQKSWGKLWRQIHLLTVPALILSTFHAVVIGSHYLGSLKSTWGNKLATVLLVTATLGVLLLRWVKAGEQVKK; this is translated from the coding sequence ATGTTAGATTTGTCGCTCATCGCCATCCTGGGATTTCTCGGCAGTTTTGGGCATTGCTTCGGGATGTGTGGCCCTTTAACAGTGGCTTTTTCGTTGTCTGGTAAGCAAAATGGGCAGAAATCGACCTCAGAATTTTCCTCGACTTGGCAACAGCAATTAATATTTCACTTTTTACTGAATCTTGGCAGAATGTTGAGCTACGCCCTGGTGGGTGCAGGAATTGGGGCTGTCGGTTCGGTATTGTTTGAAGGTGGACAACTAGCGGGAATTGGCAGTGAATTTCGCCGTTGGATGGCGATGATTACGGGAATTATGCTGATTTGGTTTGGCTTAGGGCAAATTAAACCAAATTGGTTGCCCCATATTCCGGTATTACACCCTTTATTAAAAAGTAATTTACACGATCACCTGAGTGCAGGTATGGTCAAACTTTCCTCGCAAACCAAATGGTGGACACCCATATTTTTGGGAATGACTTGGGGTTTAATGCCTTGTGGTTTCTTATATGCGGCTCAAATCAAAGCCGCAGAAACCAGCAACCTCTGGATGGGTGCAGCCACAATGTTAGCCTTTGGTTTAGGAACTTTACCCACGATGTTGGGGGTTGGTGTTTCCACTTCGTTAGTTAGTAAAGATAGGCGCAGTCAATTATTTCGCTTAGGTGGTTGGGTAACACTGTCCATTGGTGTAATCACCTTATTGCGGACTGGCGACACAATGGTAGACTACACCGGACACGCCGCCCTATTTTGTCTGATGTTGGCTTTAATTGCTCGCCCAATTAGTAATTTATGGGCTGCACCTATGCGTTATCGGCGGGCTTTGGGTGTGGGTGCTTTTGTGCTGGCTTTAGTCCACACCACCCATAACATTGAACATTCTCTGCAATGGAATTTTGCCGCTTTTTGGTTTTTTCCCAGGGAATTTCGCTGGGGGATAGCTGCGGGTGCTGTAGCATTGATCTTAATGACTCCTGCTGCTTTAACGAGTTGGGAATCGTTGCAAAAATCTTGGGGTAAACTTTGGCGACAAATTCATCTTTTAACTGTGCCGGCTTTAATCTTGAGTACCTTTCATGCAGTGGTGATAGGTTCCCATTACCTGGGTTCTCTAAAATCAACTTGGGGTAATAAGTTGGCAACAGTGCTACTAGTTACAGCTACCCTTGGAGTATTGCTGTTGCGTTGGGTAAAAGCAGGTGAGCAGGTTAAGAAGTAA
- a CDS encoding TIGR04255 family protein codes for MVNFNPLTAPPPAEVPLDNAPLVRVIAQVRFPPILSIEKKDFVGSFQEAIREKYPILQPEQTQGFALSPQGVVPIAPQVTWRFVDATNRWNWRVSLAPNFVALETNSYLSRSDFLERLEKILFALNETFKPPIIERFGLRYIDRVVGQNFQDISLLVKPEIAGMMNADFREYIHQSINESLFILPDGSKQIVARWGTMPGGTTFDPESIEAVAEASWILDIDMSISNNLQFSVEELMSEAQHFSERIYTFFRWAVTNDFLRRYGGKL; via the coding sequence GTGGTTAATTTCAATCCACTCACTGCACCACCACCCGCAGAAGTGCCATTAGATAATGCACCCCTTGTTCGTGTAATTGCACAAGTGCGCTTTCCGCCTATTCTCTCAATTGAGAAGAAAGATTTTGTGGGTTCATTTCAAGAAGCAATTCGAGAAAAATATCCTATTTTACAGCCGGAGCAAACTCAAGGTTTTGCTTTGAGTCCCCAAGGTGTTGTTCCAATTGCCCCGCAAGTTACATGGCGCTTTGTAGACGCTACAAATAGGTGGAATTGGCGAGTTTCATTAGCACCTAATTTTGTTGCACTGGAAACAAATTCTTATTTAAGCCGTAGTGATTTTCTAGAACGTCTAGAAAAAATACTTTTTGCGCTTAATGAAACCTTTAAACCTCCAATTATTGAAAGATTTGGGTTGCGATATATCGACAGAGTTGTCGGTCAAAATTTCCAAGACATATCATTACTAGTGAAGCCTGAGATAGCTGGAATGATGAATGCTGATTTTAGAGAGTACATTCATCAAAGCATTAATGAATCTTTATTTATTCTTCCAGATGGAAGCAAACAAATAGTTGCAAGATGGGGAACTATGCCTGGTGGTACAACTTTTGATCCAGAGTCAATAGAAGCTGTTGCTGAAGCTAGTTGGATTCTTGATATAGATATGTCTATTTCTAATAATCTACAATTTTCCGTTGAGGAGTTGATGAGTGAAGCGCAACATTTTTCTGAGAGGATCTATACCTTTTTTCGATGGGCAGTAACCAATGATTTCCTACGACGTTATGGAGGTAAATTATGA
- a CDS encoding AbrB family transcriptional regulator, protein MNQSLSVTPTQEEIFHQNLSGTQPQLIVPQIMVLALEILLALPLSIGLVKLHVGGIAWIFGGIAAGTIVLQGCRIFYQYTPKPNRTARKIGMGLVGLTVGLSNGNSDLINLAAGIPIFVALTFFLLVCGSCIGYIYSRLSKTNLLTAMLATVPGGVGVMSSIAADYNKNVTLVALVQAIRVTCVVLVIPFIARTTVGNDWNSATLPVKQALLNLEPSQIGLLVVALLITGVIVYCAIVWKIPAGDFFGALLLGIFFNYFLNFLPFVSGANLSPQPLVNIVGQMLLGITIGEYWGEKPTFGKRTVGCALISVALTLIAGAIAAMLAMHFTSWDWLTCLLVTAPGGAAEMILVSLALDHNVEIVTTGHLVRLIAINSSLPLWLFLFRRLESQLKSEV, encoded by the coding sequence ATGAATCAAAGCCTCAGTGTTACTCCCACTCAGGAGGAAATTTTTCATCAAAATCTCTCTGGTACTCAACCACAGCTAATTGTTCCTCAAATCATGGTTCTGGCTTTAGAAATACTACTAGCATTACCACTGAGTATCGGCTTGGTAAAGTTGCATGTTGGCGGTATTGCTTGGATATTTGGTGGTATCGCTGCTGGTACAATCGTCCTCCAAGGATGTCGAATTTTCTATCAATACACACCCAAACCTAACAGAACTGCGAGAAAAATCGGGATGGGACTTGTAGGACTGACTGTGGGTTTATCTAATGGTAATAGTGACCTGATCAATTTAGCTGCTGGGATTCCGATATTTGTGGCTCTGACATTTTTTTTATTAGTATGTGGTAGCTGTATTGGCTATATTTATTCCCGACTCAGCAAAACTAATTTATTAACAGCAATGTTGGCGACAGTTCCCGGTGGCGTGGGTGTGATGTCATCAATTGCGGCTGATTACAATAAAAACGTGACTTTGGTTGCTTTAGTGCAAGCAATTCGGGTGACTTGTGTAGTATTGGTAATTCCTTTTATTGCGAGAACCACAGTTGGTAATGACTGGAATTCTGCAACACTTCCTGTCAAACAAGCTTTACTCAATCTGGAACCTTCACAAATCGGACTGTTGGTGGTAGCGTTGCTAATTACTGGAGTGATAGTTTATTGCGCTATTGTTTGGAAAATTCCGGCTGGAGATTTTTTTGGGGCGTTACTACTGGGTATATTTTTTAATTATTTTTTGAATTTCTTACCTTTTGTGAGTGGAGCTAACTTGAGTCCACAACCATTGGTGAATATAGTTGGTCAAATGCTGTTGGGAATTACCATCGGAGAATATTGGGGAGAAAAACCCACTTTTGGTAAACGAACTGTAGGTTGTGCGTTGATTTCTGTAGCGTTGACGCTGATTGCAGGTGCGATCGCTGCTATGCTGGCTATGCACTTCACTTCTTGGGATTGGTTAACTTGTCTTTTGGTAACAGCCCCCGGCGGTGCTGCCGAAATGATCTTAGTTTCCCTAGCCTTAGATCATAATGTGGAAATTGTCACCACAGGTCATTTAGTCAGACTAATCGCTATTAATAGTTCCTTGCCTCTTTGGTTATTTTTATTTCGCCGTCTTGAAAGTCAGTTGAAGTCTGAAGTCTGA